One stretch of Streptomyces sp. NBC_01363 DNA includes these proteins:
- a CDS encoding tyrosine-protein phosphatase, with product MNRHMAFERLHNFRDVGGYPGEGGRPVRQGRLYRSDSLGKLRGEDWDRFLALGIGTVIDLRYDWEIAAKGRVPEAPGLRYHHLSIEHRPYDQAALGPEVETGRFLADRYAEVAHDGAVELRRALEVIAAEDSGPVVFHCASGKDRTGLLAALVLSLLGVAEDDIVADFALTGLATERLLADWRADHPGQEPVWPGYGRAPADIMRFFLADLAAAHGSVHAYATEFLGAEEELVEALRGNLLEPTG from the coding sequence GTGAACAGACATATGGCGTTCGAGCGACTGCACAACTTCCGCGACGTCGGAGGCTATCCAGGGGAGGGCGGCCGACCGGTTCGCCAGGGACGGCTCTACCGGTCCGATTCGCTGGGCAAACTGCGCGGCGAGGACTGGGACCGGTTCCTGGCCCTGGGGATCGGCACGGTCATCGACCTGCGGTACGACTGGGAGATCGCCGCCAAGGGGCGAGTGCCCGAGGCGCCGGGACTGCGTTACCACCACCTCAGCATCGAGCACCGGCCCTACGACCAGGCCGCACTGGGCCCGGAGGTGGAGACCGGGCGCTTCCTGGCCGACCGGTACGCCGAGGTCGCCCACGACGGAGCCGTCGAACTCCGCCGTGCCCTGGAAGTGATCGCCGCCGAGGACAGCGGACCGGTCGTCTTCCACTGCGCCTCGGGCAAGGACCGGACCGGGCTGCTTGCCGCACTGGTCCTGTCCCTGCTCGGCGTGGCCGAGGACGACATCGTCGCAGACTTCGCGCTCACCGGGCTCGCCACCGAACGGCTGCTGGCCGACTGGCGGGCGGACCACCCCGGCCAGGAGCCGGTCTGGCCCGGATACGGCCGGGCGCCCGCCGACATCATGCGGTTCTTCCTGGCCGATCTCGCCGCGGCACACGGCTCCGTCCACGCCTACGCCACCGAATTCCTCGGTGCCGAGGAGGAATTGGTGGAGGCGCTGCGCGGCAACCTCCTCGAACCCACCGGGTGA
- a CDS encoding PP2C family protein-serine/threonine phosphatase, with protein MPPHLSADRPAPQPPERDAVDALINRTLRLRGDVDAVRRDTVLIDEEDPQLRWQRALCDLAVHHLDDLGTHLGQLREGLPSPASGHLAEASAQEAAQDSAEEGAPERYDDPQPGSLIGRVGSAEWNLLTDEVSWSEELFQIFGRSPEAGPPSLDELPSMLLPEDQPLLTSLVTDCLVDGRPIDGEFRILRTDGRMRTLHMMGEPVLDSDGCTASMWAVLRDVSELRRSQQALRRTHDSLRRREHRARTEHRLAVELQEAVLPPWRGSLRLPSQGPGALDIAAHYLPSETTSLIGGDWYDALEMPDGRTVLTVGDLTGHGIQATSAMAILLGALRGMAVAGVEPGALMGHLNQLLESSVQSALGSAVCCRVDPATGTLAWAQAGHPAPLLFRDGVGRPLPAPDGVLLGAASGVAYEQDEVRLLPGDVLVLHTDGLNRHSDRGAGPDALLALAPRFAQARSAQECLRTVITEFGETERLDDACVLIARIGA; from the coding sequence ATGCCGCCCCATCTGTCCGCGGACCGCCCCGCCCCACAGCCACCCGAGCGCGACGCCGTCGATGCGCTGATCAACCGGACGCTTCGGCTCCGTGGTGACGTGGATGCCGTGCGGCGGGACACGGTGCTGATCGATGAGGAAGACCCGCAGCTGCGCTGGCAACGGGCGCTCTGCGATCTCGCGGTCCATCATCTCGACGATCTCGGCACACACCTGGGACAGCTCCGGGAGGGCCTGCCGTCCCCGGCCTCCGGGCACCTCGCAGAGGCCTCGGCTCAGGAGGCAGCGCAGGACTCGGCGGAAGAAGGCGCACCGGAGCGTTACGACGATCCGCAACCGGGATCGCTCATCGGGCGCGTGGGCAGCGCGGAGTGGAATCTGCTCACCGACGAAGTCAGCTGGTCCGAGGAGCTGTTCCAGATCTTCGGCAGGTCCCCCGAAGCCGGGCCGCCTTCGCTGGACGAGCTCCCGTCCATGCTCCTTCCCGAGGACCAGCCCCTGCTCACCTCCCTGGTGACGGACTGTCTGGTGGACGGAAGGCCGATAGACGGTGAGTTCCGCATCCTGCGGACGGACGGCCGGATGCGCACACTCCACATGATGGGTGAGCCCGTCCTCGACTCGGACGGGTGCACCGCCTCCATGTGGGCCGTCCTGCGCGACGTCAGTGAGCTGCGGCGCAGCCAGCAGGCGCTACGCCGGACCCATGACTCACTGCGCCGCCGGGAGCACCGGGCACGGACCGAGCACCGTCTGGCGGTCGAGCTCCAGGAGGCCGTACTCCCCCCGTGGCGGGGATCGCTGCGGCTTCCCTCGCAGGGGCCCGGCGCGCTGGACATCGCGGCCCACTACCTTCCGTCGGAGACGACTTCGCTCATCGGCGGCGACTGGTACGACGCGCTGGAAATGCCGGACGGCAGGACCGTCCTCACGGTCGGTGATCTGACCGGCCACGGCATCCAGGCCACCTCGGCCATGGCGATACTGCTGGGCGCGCTGCGTGGAATGGCCGTGGCCGGCGTCGAGCCAGGTGCTCTGATGGGGCACCTCAATCAGTTACTGGAATCCTCCGTCCAATCCGCTCTCGGCAGTGCGGTGTGCTGCCGTGTCGATCCGGCCACCGGCACCCTCGCCTGGGCGCAGGCCGGGCACCCCGCACCGTTGCTGTTCCGCGACGGAGTGGGGCGGCCGCTGCCCGCGCCGGACGGGGTCCTGCTCGGCGCGGCCTCCGGGGTCGCGTACGAGCAGGACGAGGTGCGCCTGCTGCCCGGCGACGTGCTGGTACTGCACACCGACGGGCTGAACCGTCACAGCGACCGGGGTGCGGGCCCGGACGCGCTGCTTGCTCTGGCACCTCGGTTCGCGCAGGCCCGTTCGGCGCAGGAGTGCCTGCGGACCGTCATCACGGAGTTCGGCGAGACCGAACGCCTGGACGACGCCTGCGTACTGATCGCCCGCATCGGGGCGTAG
- a CDS encoding DUF4389 domain-containing protein — protein sequence MADAQWSPGPRAWIAAEWLPVLDIVEPPRQRRLTVLVRLLLLIPHFIVLFLLHIAAVVTVIVGWFAALFLGRLPGPVFRFLAGYLGYQVRVGASSMLLVDRYPPFALDPPPDYPVRIEVRPTGLNRLAVFFRLILMIPAAVVQSLALSGWWAVAIVWWLITLILGRMPRPLLEATAAVLRYEMRFSAYALMLTPAYPKGFFGDDDLSVPQQQARSATRPLVMSGAGKGLLILFLVLGVATFITTSTTTTWSNEPTDSM from the coding sequence ATGGCTGACGCCCAGTGGAGTCCGGGCCCGAGGGCATGGATCGCCGCCGAGTGGCTTCCCGTGCTGGACATCGTCGAGCCGCCACGACAGCGCCGGCTCACCGTGCTGGTGCGGCTGCTCCTGCTGATCCCGCACTTCATCGTGCTGTTCCTCCTGCACATCGCGGCCGTGGTGACCGTCATCGTGGGCTGGTTCGCCGCGCTGTTCCTGGGCCGGCTGCCCGGACCGGTCTTCCGATTCCTCGCCGGATACCTCGGCTACCAGGTACGGGTCGGCGCGAGCAGCATGCTGCTCGTGGACCGCTATCCGCCGTTCGCCCTCGACCCACCGCCGGACTACCCGGTCCGGATCGAAGTCCGGCCGACCGGCCTCAACCGCCTGGCCGTCTTCTTCCGCCTGATCCTGATGATTCCGGCGGCCGTCGTGCAGAGCCTCGCCCTGTCCGGCTGGTGGGCGGTGGCGATCGTCTGGTGGCTGATCACCCTGATCCTGGGACGCATGCCCCGCCCGCTCCTCGAGGCCACGGCCGCCGTGCTCCGCTACGAAATGCGCTTCAGCGCCTACGCCCTGATGCTCACCCCGGCCTACCCCAAGGGTTTCTTCGGCGACGACGACCTCTCCGTACCGCAGCAGCAGGCACGCTCCGCCACGCGGCCCCTCGTCATGAGCGGCGCGGGGAAGGGGCTGCTCATCCTGTTCCTGGTGCTCGGGGTGGCCACCTTCATCACCACATCCACCACGACCACCTGGTCGAACGAGCCCACCGACAGCATGTGA
- a CDS encoding DinB family protein: protein MTWTAPEVTRTPGSLVAGEREMLTGYLAWFRSCLLHKCAGLTGEQLAEQTVSPSNLTLLGLIRHMAKVERVWFRERFAGQAFDPMYDPEKGKDADFEDLDPARAAEDYARLVEECRLADEIVAEASLDDTFVHGGEEYSLRLIHLHMIGEYARHTGHADLVREGVDGETGW from the coding sequence ATGACATGGACAGCACCCGAGGTGACACGCACACCCGGTTCACTCGTGGCCGGCGAGCGGGAGATGCTCACGGGCTATCTCGCATGGTTCCGCAGCTGCCTGCTGCACAAGTGCGCGGGCCTGACCGGGGAGCAACTCGCCGAACAGACCGTATCGCCGTCGAACCTCACCCTTCTGGGACTGATCCGCCACATGGCGAAGGTCGAACGCGTCTGGTTCCGGGAGCGGTTCGCCGGCCAGGCGTTCGATCCCATGTATGACCCGGAGAAGGGCAAGGACGCGGACTTCGAGGACCTGGATCCGGCCCGCGCGGCCGAGGACTATGCCCGCCTCGTCGAGGAATGCCGGCTCGCGGACGAGATCGTCGCCGAGGCCTCGCTGGACGACACCTTCGTCCATGGCGGCGAGGAGTACTCGCTGCGGCTGATCCACTTGCACATGATCGGGGAGTACGCGCGCCACACCGGCCACGCCGACCTGGTGCGCGAGGGTGTCGACGGTGAGACGGGGTGGTGA
- the rpmG gene encoding 50S ribosomal protein L33, with the protein MARSESRPVVTLRSTAGTGQSYVTRKSRRNNPDRLVLRKFDPVVGQHVLFREER; encoded by the coding sequence ATGGCCCGCAGTGAGTCCCGCCCCGTCGTGACGCTCCGGTCGACAGCCGGAACCGGGCAGAGCTATGTGACGCGCAAGAGTCGTCGGAACAACCCCGACCGTCTGGTGCTGCGCAAGTTCGATCCCGTGGTGGGGCAGCATGTGCTCTTCCGTGAGGAGCGCTGA
- a CDS encoding HAD family phosphatase has product MTQSPVELVIFDCDGVLVDSERICVKVDAIITADLGCPFTEAEIIERFVGSSDEVYTAAVEERLGRRLEKDWQRKYEHLYRTAFDAELTAVDGIAEVLNALTTPACVASNGDHDGIRRNLEIVALSDHFAGNIFSAHDVATGKPAPDLFLHAARSMGVDPGRCAVIEDSAYGVQAARAAGMRAFGYCGGLTPASRLEGPGTIVFDDMHELPELLAAVTH; this is encoded by the coding sequence ATGACTCAGAGCCCTGTCGAACTGGTGATCTTCGACTGCGACGGTGTCCTCGTGGACAGCGAGCGGATATGCGTCAAAGTGGACGCGATAATCACGGCTGACCTGGGATGCCCGTTCACCGAAGCCGAGATCATCGAGCGGTTCGTGGGCTCGTCCGACGAGGTCTACACGGCAGCCGTGGAGGAACGGCTCGGACGACGGCTGGAGAAGGACTGGCAGCGGAAGTACGAGCATCTGTACCGGACGGCCTTCGACGCCGAACTGACCGCTGTCGACGGCATCGCAGAGGTTCTGAACGCGCTCACCACACCTGCCTGCGTCGCATCGAACGGCGACCACGACGGCATCAGACGAAACCTGGAGATCGTCGCCCTGAGCGATCACTTCGCGGGGAACATCTTCAGCGCCCATGACGTCGCGACCGGCAAGCCCGCCCCCGATCTCTTCCTTCATGCTGCCCGTTCCATGGGCGTGGACCCCGGGCGCTGCGCGGTGATCGAGGACAGTGCGTACGGAGTTCAGGCAGCTCGCGCCGCCGGGATGCGGGCCTTCGGCTACTGCGGCGGTCTCACACCGGCCTCGCGGCTCGAAGGACCGGGCACGATCGTGTTCGACGACATGCATGAACTGCCCGAGTTGTTGGCGGCCGTGACCCACTGA
- a CDS encoding YoaK family protein: MSTPMRPSAPAVSAGLDPRGEWSLLLLSAASGAADAFAFICVGQVFAGVMTGNLVLLGISAAGAGEHGVALRVITALVSYGIGVTCGTWLNERLRWPLPVMLLIEVVLLAAGAVLWALGPVISGGDRLGLLVLVAVAMGIQGRIRATPTNYFTGTLTALVGRAALRSWEHRDRWVAGRLIAVVVGAAVTALAVRLWPGAAAVPAALSAAGALLVETLRRRPPRG; this comes from the coding sequence GTGTCCACTCCCATGCGCCCCTCCGCTCCCGCCGTCAGCGCCGGGCTCGATCCACGGGGCGAATGGTCCCTGCTGCTTCTGTCGGCCGCTTCCGGCGCGGCCGACGCGTTCGCCTTCATCTGCGTCGGCCAGGTCTTCGCCGGGGTGATGACCGGAAATCTGGTGCTGCTCGGCATCTCCGCCGCCGGTGCCGGAGAACACGGAGTGGCCCTGCGGGTGATCACCGCGCTGGTCTCCTACGGCATCGGCGTCACCTGCGGCACGTGGCTGAACGAGCGATTGCGGTGGCCGCTGCCGGTGATGCTGCTGATCGAGGTGGTCCTGCTGGCGGCGGGGGCCGTGCTGTGGGCGCTGGGCCCGGTCATTTCCGGCGGGGACCGGCTGGGGCTGCTGGTGCTCGTCGCAGTGGCCATGGGCATCCAGGGCCGTATCCGCGCGACGCCCACCAACTACTTCACCGGCACGCTCACGGCACTCGTCGGCCGGGCGGCTCTGCGGTCGTGGGAGCACCGGGACCGCTGGGTGGCCGGCAGGCTGATCGCGGTCGTGGTGGGCGCGGCCGTGACCGCGCTGGCCGTACGCCTGTGGCCGGGCGCGGCAGCAGTGCCGGCCGCGCTGTCGGCGGCGGGCGCGCTGCTCGTCGAGACGTTGCGCCGAAGGCCGCCCAGGGGCTGA
- a CDS encoding cupin domain-containing protein, translated as MASHPAPPPGPSGSAGRDAFHPDLPGHDDREGDTDSPGLPLHARLHHIRADALDGDTAQTGGMRRFAAISGSRVGSRRIWMGQTHVAARTASSNHHHGDSETAIHVIKGHPEFVFLDDSSGAAEEVRIRTSPGDYIFVPPFVPHREENPGADEEAVVVIARSTQEAIVVNLPELYVLGDGPDAG; from the coding sequence ATGGCCTCCCACCCCGCTCCTCCACCCGGCCCGTCCGGCTCCGCCGGCCGCGACGCCTTCCACCCCGATCTTCCCGGCCACGACGACAGGGAAGGCGACACCGACAGCCCGGGACTCCCGCTGCATGCCCGGCTCCACCACATCCGTGCCGACGCGCTCGACGGCGACACCGCGCAGACGGGCGGCATGCGGCGGTTCGCCGCGATCAGCGGCAGCAGGGTCGGCTCGCGGCGTATCTGGATGGGCCAGACCCATGTGGCGGCACGGACGGCTTCGTCCAACCATCACCACGGCGACTCCGAAACGGCGATCCATGTGATCAAGGGGCACCCGGAGTTCGTGTTCCTCGACGATTCGAGCGGTGCGGCCGAGGAGGTCCGGATCCGTACCTCCCCCGGCGACTACATCTTCGTTCCGCCGTTCGTGCCGCATCGCGAGGAGAATCCCGGCGCCGACGAAGAGGCGGTCGTGGTGATCGCCCGCAGCACGCAGGAGGCGATCGTCGTCAATCTGCCCGAGCTGTACGTGCTGGGGGACGGGCCCGACGCCGGATGA
- a CDS encoding lytic polysaccharide monooxygenase auxiliary activity family 9 protein — protein sequence MHAKRKTAAVIGALLAPVLVLTLPVGSASAHGYISSPPSRQAQCAAGTVSCGEIKYEPQSVEGPKGLTSCSGGNSRFVELDDDSKGWTVTPVGRSTSFQWVLTARHATSTWQYFAGGRKIAEFDDNGAQPGATVTHQVDFGGLTGRQKVLAVWNIADTANAFYACIDVNVG from the coding sequence ATGCACGCGAAAAGGAAGACCGCCGCAGTCATCGGTGCCTTACTCGCACCCGTACTGGTCCTGACCCTTCCGGTCGGTTCCGCCAGTGCCCACGGGTACATCTCGTCGCCACCGAGCCGCCAGGCCCAGTGTGCCGCCGGGACCGTGAGCTGTGGAGAAATCAAGTACGAGCCGCAGAGCGTGGAAGGTCCCAAGGGGCTGACCAGCTGCAGCGGCGGCAACAGCCGGTTCGTCGAACTCGACGACGACTCCAAGGGGTGGACGGTCACCCCGGTCGGCCGCAGCACGTCCTTCCAGTGGGTGCTGACCGCCCGGCACGCCACGAGCACCTGGCAGTACTTCGCGGGCGGGCGGAAGATCGCCGAGTTCGACGACAACGGTGCGCAGCCCGGCGCCACAGTCACCCACCAGGTCGACTTCGGCGGCCTGACGGGCCGGCAGAAGGTCCTCGCGGTGTGGAACATCGCGGACACCGCCAACGCCTTCTACGCCTGCATCGATGTGAACGTCGGCTGA
- a CDS encoding DUF4190 domain-containing protein has translation MTSSTQQAAGIRNTPARISMWAAVLGVCLIVAVFATPMFWLMYGGYYTFFMFVSAVVAIPAGHLGRRRGKRLGGRDRGLALLGIVTGWLLILCSLLLVLAYAGVLTGLAFLADSAS, from the coding sequence GTGACCAGCAGTACGCAGCAGGCAGCCGGGATACGCAACACGCCTGCCCGGATCAGCATGTGGGCGGCCGTTCTGGGCGTCTGCCTGATCGTGGCCGTCTTCGCGACGCCCATGTTCTGGCTCATGTACGGCGGTTACTACACGTTCTTCATGTTCGTCTCCGCCGTCGTCGCCATCCCGGCCGGTCACCTCGGACGCCGGCGCGGCAAGCGTCTGGGAGGCCGGGACCGCGGCCTGGCACTGCTCGGCATCGTCACCGGATGGCTGCTGATCCTCTGCAGCCTGCTGCTGGTACTGGCCTACGCCGGGGTCCTGACGGGGCTCGCCTTCCTGGCCGACTCCGCGAGCTGA
- a CDS encoding aminoglycoside phosphotransferase family protein, giving the protein MYTASSSVTAPPRPLRPLGAGGGPYLAPHAAPSAPGAVRPRRPAGLVGPPLSGRLDLSGAQGAQLRMAITSVHRICPEFNPVQVLRRSGRSVLLVGSTGRATAVAKCLLDHSPAWSERFRHEIAAYRAFVRHRPPVRVPRLIAADPENCTLVIERMPGRVAALTRHPSEAPPRADIRAALGAISRVNAWRPAPGLFDAPLDYASRIARYHELGLFTDRDLGDLQKLLHGLAHAGGRQGMGQFCHGDALLSNILLSPTGPVLVDWEHAGWYLPGYDLATLWTVLGDAPAARRQISQLAQAAGPAARDAFLVNLMLVLTREIRTYETAVQRAMRDSATSGAGQDRPGALSSSEEQRLLLRRLHDDCAMARRAVRAAVGTR; this is encoded by the coding sequence ATGTACACAGCATCGTCCTCCGTGACCGCCCCGCCCCGGCCGCTTCGCCCCCTGGGGGCCGGCGGCGGACCGTACCTCGCTCCGCATGCCGCTCCGTCGGCGCCCGGCGCGGTCCGGCCGCGGCGGCCGGCGGGTCTGGTGGGCCCCCCGCTCAGCGGCCGGCTGGACCTGTCCGGCGCGCAGGGCGCGCAGCTGAGAATGGCGATCACCTCGGTGCACCGGATCTGCCCCGAGTTCAACCCGGTCCAGGTGCTGCGCCGCAGTGGCCGTTCGGTGCTGCTCGTCGGCTCCACCGGCCGTGCGACCGCGGTCGCCAAGTGTTTACTGGACCACTCGCCCGCGTGGTCGGAACGGTTCCGCCACGAAATAGCTGCATATCGTGCGTTCGTCCGGCACCGTCCGCCGGTGCGCGTGCCGCGACTCATCGCGGCCGATCCGGAGAACTGCACCCTGGTGATCGAACGGATGCCCGGCCGGGTGGCCGCGTTGACCAGACATCCGTCGGAGGCTCCGCCCCGGGCCGATATTCGGGCGGCGCTGGGCGCGATCAGCCGGGTCAACGCCTGGCGGCCGGCGCCGGGGCTCTTCGACGCCCCGCTCGACTACGCCTCGCGGATCGCCCGGTATCACGAGCTGGGGCTGTTCACCGACCGGGATCTGGGCGATCTCCAGAAGCTGCTGCACGGCCTGGCGCACGCGGGCGGCCGTCAGGGCATGGGGCAGTTCTGCCACGGTGACGCGCTGCTCTCCAACATCCTGCTGTCGCCCACGGGCCCGGTGCTGGTGGACTGGGAGCACGCGGGCTGGTATCTGCCCGGCTACGACCTGGCGACGCTCTGGACGGTGCTCGGTGACGCACCGGCGGCGCGGCGTCAGATCAGCCAGCTGGCGCAGGCCGCCGGGCCCGCGGCAAGAGATGCGTTCCTGGTGAACCTGATGCTGGTGCTGACCCGCGAGATCCGTACGTACGAGACGGCCGTGCAGCGGGCCATGCGCGACTCTGCGACCTCGGGCGCCGGGCAGGACCGCCCGGGTGCGCTGTCGTCGAGCGAGGAGCAGCGGCTGTTGCTGCGCCGGCTGCACGACGACTGCGCGATGGCCCGCAGGGCCGTGCGTGCCGCGGTCGGCACTCGCTGA